Below is a window of Tolypothrix bouteillei VB521301 DNA.
AATCGCCTGCGATAAATAGTACGGATTCGGTAGATACCGAACGCAGTGCAACAAATGTACAACTGCAACCGTTACTAAAAGCCATGAAAGCAGCCCGAGACGGTGATTTTAGCGTGCGTTTACCAATCGAGAATAATGGTTTGGGTGAAATTGCGTCGGTTTTTAATGAATGGGTGAGTTTGAATCAAAGTTTTGTCAACCAAGTCGATCGCTTGGCATGCGATATCGGTATAGAAGGGAAGTTTGGTTCTCAGGCTGTTGTCAAAGGATCGAAAGGTTCTTGGAAAGAATCTCTTGACAACTTGAACCGGATGTCGTCACATCTAACAGCGCAGATTGAAAGTATAAATGAAGTCACGCTTGCTGTTGCTCGAGGAAATTTGTCCGAGCAGCTTGAAGAACAGAATACTGGAGAGTTTAAGCAACTTACTGATAATGCCAATCAAATGATTGGCAGCTTGAAATTTTCCATCAGTCAAATGGCAGAGGTTGCAACCGCAGTTGCTTCTTCCTCAGAAGAACTAACCGCAGTCAGTCAGGAAATGACAGAGAACGTCAAACAAACATCAGAACAGGCAACTTCCGCGTCTGCCTCAGCAGAGCAGGTAAATCAAAATACCAGTACAATCGTGACTGCGGTAGAAGAGATGAATGCCAGCATTCGAGAAATTGCTAAAACTGTCGTCCAAGGAGCAAAGGTCGCAACTGATGCCGTAAAAACCGCCACTCGCACAAACCAGACAATTGACAAACTCGGTCAAAGTAGTGTTGAAATTGGCAAAGTCATTAGGGTAATTACTTCGATCGCCCAACAAACAAAGTTACTCGCACTCAATGCTACAATTGAAGCGGCAAGAGCGGGGGATGCAGGTAGGGGTTTTGCTGTCGTCGCCAACGAGGTGAAAGAACTAGCCAAACAAACGGCAAATGCTACCGAAGATATCAGTCAGCGAATTGAAGCAATTCAGACTGATACGAAAAGTGCTGTTGATGCGATCGCGCAAATTACGGACATTATCAACCAGATTAACGACCTGCAAAGCACGATCGCGAGTGCTGTTGAGGAGCAAACAGTTACTACGAATGAAATTGCTCGCAATATTGCCGAAGTTGCCAAAGGAACATCGGATATTGCCAAAAATATTGGAATTGTGGCGCTCAACGCTCAAAGCACGACAGATGGAGCCAGCAATATGTCACAAGCAGCCATAGAGCTAGCTCGTATGGCATCAGATTTACAGAAAGTTGTCAACCAATTTAAGTATTAGTTGGTTTTTATCATTATGCCCAAGATTCGGGTGCTGGTTGTGGATGACTCAGTGGTTGTTCGCTCTCGAGTGAGTAAGATTTTGTCTGGCGATCCAGAACTAGAAGTCGTAGGGATTGCAGCCAATGGTCGTATTGCCCTAGCTAAGATTCCCCATCTCAATCCGGAAGTTGTGCTTTTGGATGTCGAGATGCCAGAGATGAATGGTTTAGAAACCCTTGCTGCAATCCGACAAACTTATCCACATTTAGCGGTGATTATGTTCAGCGCCTCCACACGTACTGGAGCAAGCGCGACACTTGAAGCTCTGTCTTTAGGTGCATCGGATTACGTAACAAAACCAAGTAATTTAGGAAGTGTGGAGGCAACAAACCAATATATCCGTGAGGACTTAATTCCTAAAATCAAAGTACTTGGTGCCAGAACGACGCCCTTACTCGCGCCAATGACAATGACCCATCGAACTGTTCCTCCTGAACGAACTCGGGTAGAGCCAGTTAATATTGTTGCAATTGGGGTTTCTACTGGAGGGCCTAATGC
It encodes the following:
- a CDS encoding methyl-accepting chemotaxis protein, whose protein sequence is MTTNRAGKTANSKSPAINSTDSVDTERSATNVQLQPLLKAMKAARDGDFSVRLPIENNGLGEIASVFNEWVSLNQSFVNQVDRLACDIGIEGKFGSQAVVKGSKGSWKESLDNLNRMSSHLTAQIESINEVTLAVARGNLSEQLEEQNTGEFKQLTDNANQMIGSLKFSISQMAEVATAVASSSEELTAVSQEMTENVKQTSEQATSASASAEQVNQNTSTIVTAVEEMNASIREIAKTVVQGAKVATDAVKTATRTNQTIDKLGQSSVEIGKVIRVITSIAQQTKLLALNATIEAARAGDAGRGFAVVANEVKELAKQTANATEDISQRIEAIQTDTKSAVDAIAQITDIINQINDLQSTIASAVEEQTVTTNEIARNIAEVAKGTSDIAKNIGIVALNAQSTTDGASNMSQAAIELARMASDLQKVVNQFKY